In Candidatus Delongbacteria bacterium, the genomic stretch GGAGGGCTTCCATGCGCGTTTCACCTGTCCTGCTCCTGCTCGTGTCCGGGCGCCTGCTCTCGGCAGGCATTCTGATCTCCGAAGTGATGGTGGATCCCCTTGGCCCTGAAGCCAGCGACGAGTTCGTCGAGCTGGTCAACACGGGTCCCGACAGCGTGGATCTTGCCGACTGGAGTCTGCGCGAAGGCAACAGTCAGGATCGGCTGCTTTTCGACGGCACCTCACGACTGGCGCCCGATGCCTGGCTGCTGATTCTGGATCCGGCCTACGCGGGCTCCTTTGACAGTCTGCTGCATCCGGGCACCCTGCTGGCCCGGCTGGACAATTCCACCTTCGGCAATGGCGGTCTGGGCAATTCCGGGGGGGAATGGCTCGAGCTGCTGGATCCGTCCGGTCAGCCCGTGGACGGCATGCTGACCCGCCAGACCGAGCCCGGGTTTTCCCTGGAACGGCTGGCCCTGCTGGCATTCTGCGATTCCTGTTTCAACCAGTCCAACCGCGTGGGCGGCACGCCGGGGTATCGGAACAGCCGGCAGCGTGCCGCTCTGGCGCTTTGCATCCAGTCTCTGGACACGCGCCAGATTGACCTGCTGGCCTGTGGAGAACAGGGCTTCCGGGGAGACTTGTGGGTGACTCTGGCGGAGCGTCGGCTGAGTTTTCCGGATCTGGATCTGGAGCCGGGAGACAACTTCTCGCTGGAGCTTCCCCGGCTGGACTGGGGCCAGAATCCTGTCTCGATCGTCAGCCAGGACTCGCATGGCGAGGAGAGTCGGCTGCTGGACAGCTTGCTCTGGAATCCGGACTCACCGGCGGGCAGGGGGCTCTGGCTGAGTGAACTCCAGCCAGCGGGACCGGGCGGAGAGGACTGGATCGAACTGGAAGCCGCTGAAGTGGTATGGCTGGACGGGCTGGCGCTGGACTGGGGGCGAGGCCCGCTGCACCTCAGCGGTCGTCTTGACCCCGGGCAGTTCCTGCTGGTCGGACGAAGCCCCGCGGACGCCGCTTTGACCGCCCGGCGTCAGGACATATCGCTGTCCCTGAATGCGAGTTCCGGGCAGCTGCGTTTGCTCAAACCCGATGGTGACCCGCTTGAAGGCCTGGACTGGGACGCGGACCAACTGCGTCCCGGAGCCAGCCTCGAACGTAGCCAGGCCCGTCTGCCCGCGGGGCTGGCTGCCAACTGGGGGCCCTGTGTGCTGCCTGTCGGGCACACGGCAGGCAGCGCGAACAGCCGCAGTCCACAGGAACTGTCCGGTGGTCGGGGAGTCCAGTTCTCCACTGGGTCGCTGACACCGGGCACGGGCCCGCCCCTGACGGTGCGCCTGAACAATCCGGCAGGCGCTCATCAGGCCAGTGTGGCCTGCTGGAATCTGGATGGGCGGCTGTGCCGTGTCCTCTTGCCCTGGGGCTCGCTTCCGGCTCAATGGTCCCTGATCTGGGACGGAACGGATGACGCGGGGCGCCATCTTCGCCCGGGTGTGTATCTGATCCAGATCCGGGGGTCTTCATTGAATGCGGTCAAGCCTCTGGTGATCCGTCCCTGATCCCTCCACATCGTCCCCCGGCACATTCGAACCCGTCCCGACGGGCTGGAAACTTTTTTCGCCACATTGGTCCGCCAAGTGAAACGCACGCTCCCGACCCGGATCAAAGCCCCCGTTCAAACGAAGGCAGGACATTGGACGAACAGACCCTGATCAGCCTGGCCCAGAACGGCGACGCCGCGGCCTTCGAATCACTCCTGAAGCGTTACGACGAGCGCATCATGGGACTGATCATGGGTTTCGTGAAGAACCGCAATGACGCCCAGGACGTGTATCAGGAAGTGTTTCTGCGGGTCTGGACCAGTCTGCCGCGATTCCGGCAGGAGTCCAGTTTCTTCACCTGGGTCTACCGAATTGCCGTGAACCGCTGCATCAGCCTTTGCGAGCAGCGCACCCGGCGGGACAAGCTGCACGTGCAACCCCGCACGGGAGATGACGACGAAGATGGCGACTGGCTGGACCGACTGGCCGTCGCCGATGACGGACGCGAGGAGGAAGAACGGCAGGACAGGCTCGAGCGGATCTGGCGCTGTGCCGGAGACCTCAACAGCCGCCAGCAGATGGTGCTGACCCTGCGCTTCCGCCATGGGCTGAAGTTGAAAGACATTGCCGAGATCCTGGAGATGCCCGAAGGAACCGTCAAGATCCTGACGTTCCGGGCCGTCAGACGCATCCGGCAGCAACTTGAAGAGGCTCCCTCATGAGTGGAACCCACCCCCCGAACGAAGCTCTCTGGGCAGGCTGGCTCGATGGCAGCCTGAGCCCCGAAGAACGAGCCCGTTTCGAAGCCTGGATGGCAGAGCATCCCGAGGCCGCGCGCGAACGTGCCGCCCTGGAAGCCGTGATGGCCGACCTGGAAGAGAGCAGTGCTCCGGACGTGGATGGCGATCTGCTGGCCCTGGCCAGGGGCGGGCTGTCTCGCCACCTGAAGAACACCCCGCAGCTGGTTCTGCCCAGAGCGACACCCCAGCCCGTTCGCAGCGGGAATCGCTGGATCCGCCTGGCCACTCGCACGGCCTCGCTGGCGGCCATGTTCCTGCTGGGGCTGATTCTGGCGCGCAACCTGCCCTTTGGCGCCACCCCGTCCCCAGACACCATGGCGCAAGCCCTGCCCGGGGCCGTCGACGGCCACAGCCCGCTGCGCCCGGTATCGCTTGTCAGCGGCGACGATGGTGCGCGTGCGATGAATTCCTCGGTTCAGGTAAGTGGCCTCAAACTTGAACCAGGTTCCGAAGTGCGCATCCTGCTGGATCAGGTCCAGCGATTCGCCATCGAAGGCAGCGCGGGCGAAGAGACCATTCAGGACTACCTGAGCTACATCATCCGGAACGACAACGATCGTCAGCGCCGCGTGCTGGCCCTGGCTGCCCTGAGCGGCAAGCAACTGAAGCCCGCGGTGCGCGAGGTGCTGGTGCACGTGATGACCCACGACCCCGACGGCGAGATCCGGATGCGGACGGCGGGCCTGCTGAGCAGCTGGGTGGACGAGGCGGTGGTGGCCCAGGGATTCATGAAGGCCCTGGTCGACGATCCCAGCCCCGAACTGCGTGACTACGCCATGCGCACGCTCTCGGACAGCCGGGAGGGGCGCATCCAGAATTCCAGCCGCGGCGACTAGGCGACAGGCGAAGTGACGGCCCCCCGGGGCCCAATCGAAAGGTTCAGGGAATGAAACGAGCCCTGTGTATTCTTGGCCTGGGACTGGCCATCGCGGCGGCCGCCTCCGCGGATTCCACCCGCAAGCTGTTCAGCAACATGGTGGTCAAGGCCGACGAGACGGTCGACACCGATCTGACCGTGATGCGTGGTGATCTGGTGGTCGAAGGCACTGTCATCGGCAATGTGGTGGTGATGTTCGGCAACTGCGAACTCAAGCCCGGTGCGCGCATCGAAGGCGATCTGGTCGTTCTGCATGGCGGTCTGGATCTGGTCAGCAAGGACCAGGTCAGCGGCCGGATTTCGCAGCGGGATTTTCTGAAGGCCATGGGCCAGGCCGAGGACTCCAACCCCTTTGCCGTGGACGATCTGGACAATGAGCCGCATATCCGCATCGGGTCGGATATCGAGGTCTCGGCAGGGCCGATGATCCAGTACGACTCCGACGGCGGCGAGGACCTGCGCCTGTTGTTCAACCGTGTCGCCGGACTGCAGCTGGGCATGACCTTCAATCCCTCGATGCAGAACCTGCGCGAGAACGACTTCGATCTCAGTGGCCATGCGGAATGGGCCTTTGGAACCAAACGCCCGGAGTACCAGCTGGAATTGCGCAAGGCCCTGCTGCAGAGCCCTTTGGTGTATGCCCACATCGGCAGCCAGCGGTTCACGGACACCCAGGACGGCTGGATGCTGGGCGCGGTCGAGAATTCGGTGGCGGGCTGGCTGCTCAAGCAGGACTACCGCGACTACTACGACAACAAGGGAGTCAGCCTGGGGCTGGGGCTGCATCTCGAATCACGCGCCAGGGCCACGCATGATTGGTCGCGCACTCTGCACCTGCGCGCTGGCTGGTTCAGCGAGACCTGGCAGGACGCCCAGGTCAATTCCCAATGGAACTGGTCACGCGTGGACCGCCCCTACCGCCCCAATCTGTATCTGGGTGCCGACAGCCCCGATCTGTTCACGGCGGTCAATGCCAATGGGGACACGCTCAGCTACCCCTTCTATCGCACCACGGCCAATGGCCTGCGTCTGGGCATGGAGCTGGGCACATTGCGCAAGGGCGGGCGCCGGATGGGTGCGACCCTGGCGCTGAATCTTGAACAGAGCCTGGGCGGCGAGTTCGAAGCGGATTCGGTGCTGGATCTGGACTACCGCCGGATCATGGGCTCTTTCAAGGCCTGGCTGCCCTTTGGCAAGCGCAACCGTGAAAGCCTGAACTTCCGCCTGCTGGCGGGGGAGAACGGCGGCAGCAACTACCCGCTGCAGTATGGCTTCCGCCTGGGCGGGCCGGATGCCTTGCCCGGCTATCGCCCCAAGGGTCTGGACGCCAGGCAGACCTCGTGGAAGGACCGGATGAATCCGGATCCTGGAGCCGGTGCCCGCCGCATGGTGCTGGGATCCCTCGAGTACCAACTGGCTGGCGAAGCCGTCAGAGTGCCCATCATCGAAGACATCATGGAAGACTTCTCCTATCTGCTGATGGTGGATGCCGGCCATGTCTTCGATGAGGGCTGGGACACCCTGGAGGCTGGTTCATTCCAGGCCAACGTGGGCGTGGGCATCGGCGGAGAAGATGACGACGACTGGCGCCTGGCTGCCTTCCGCAGCACGGAGAGTGGCCAGGCTGACTGGCGCCTGCTGTTCCGCTTCAACCGGAGGTTCTGATCATGGCACGCATTTCTCAACCTGCCACCTCCATGGCTTCCACCGGGCTGCTGG encodes the following:
- a CDS encoding lamin tail domain-containing protein gives rise to the protein MRVSPVLLLLVSGRLLSAGILISEVMVDPLGPEASDEFVELVNTGPDSVDLADWSLREGNSQDRLLFDGTSRLAPDAWLLILDPAYAGSFDSLLHPGTLLARLDNSTFGNGGLGNSGGEWLELLDPSGQPVDGMLTRQTEPGFSLERLALLAFCDSCFNQSNRVGGTPGYRNSRQRAALALCIQSLDTRQIDLLACGEQGFRGDLWVTLAERRLSFPDLDLEPGDNFSLELPRLDWGQNPVSIVSQDSHGEESRLLDSLLWNPDSPAGRGLWLSELQPAGPGGEDWIELEAAEVVWLDGLALDWGRGPLHLSGRLDPGQFLLVGRSPADAALTARRQDISLSLNASSGQLRLLKPDGDPLEGLDWDADQLRPGASLERSQARLPAGLAANWGPCVLPVGHTAGSANSRSPQELSGGRGVQFSTGSLTPGTGPPLTVRLNNPAGAHQASVACWNLDGRLCRVLLPWGSLPAQWSLIWDGTDDAGRHLRPGVYLIQIRGSSLNAVKPLVIRP
- a CDS encoding RNA polymerase sigma factor, producing the protein MDEQTLISLAQNGDAAAFESLLKRYDERIMGLIMGFVKNRNDAQDVYQEVFLRVWTSLPRFRQESSFFTWVYRIAVNRCISLCEQRTRRDKLHVQPRTGDDDEDGDWLDRLAVADDGREEEERQDRLERIWRCAGDLNSRQQMVLTLRFRHGLKLKDIAEILEMPEGTVKILTFRAVRRIRQQLEEAPS